Proteins encoded together in one Camarhynchus parvulus chromosome 12, STF_HiC, whole genome shotgun sequence window:
- the THOC7 gene encoding THO complex subunit 7 homolog — protein MGAVTDDEVIRKRLLIDGDGAGDDRRINLLVKSFIKWCNSGSQEEGYSQYQRMLSTLSQCEFSMGKTLLVYDMNLREMENYEKIYKDIENSIAAAHEKISECKKQILQAKRIRKNRQEYDALAKVIQHHPDRHETLKQLEALGKELQNLSHIKENVEDKLELRRKQFHVLLSTIHELQQTLENDEKLSEAEESQETQMEAEAKQ, from the exons ATGGGGGCCGTGACCGACG ATGAAGTTATCCGCAAGCGGCTGCTGATCGATGGCGATGGAGCTGGCGACGACAGGCGGATCAATTTGTTGGTGAAGAGTTTCATTAAGTGGTGCAATTCCGGATCTCAGGAGGAAGG ATACAGCCAGTACCAACGAATGCTGAGTACTTTATCACAATGTGAATTTTCAATGGGAAAGACTCTTCTGGTGTATGACATGAACctgagagagatggaaaattatgaaaaaatctATAAGGATATAG aaaataGTATAGCTGCAGCCCATGAGAAGATCTCTGAGTGCAAAAAACAAATCCTGCAAGCAAAAAGGATTCGAAAAAATCGCCAGG AATATGATGCATTGGCCAAAGTCATACAGCATCACCCAGACAGACATGAAACACTGAA GCAGCTAGAAGCTTTGGGAAAAGAACTGCAAAATCTTTCTcacattaaagaaaatgttgaagATAAG TTGGAGCTGAGAAGGAAGCAGTTCCATGTTCTCCTGAGCACCATCCATGAACTTCAGCAAACCCTGGAGA ATGATGAAAAACTTTCAGAAGCTGAGGAATCACAAGAAACTCAGATGGAAGCAGAGGCCAAGCAGTAG